One region of Pseudomonas alvandae genomic DNA includes:
- a CDS encoding LysE family translocator produces the protein MSLIFSMATFALVASITPGPVNIVALSAGARYGFRATLRHVAGATLGFVLLLVLMGLGLHEVLQRWPGLTRVVQLAGVAFLLYMAWKLAMDDGALGDRDEGRAPSMFHGALMQWLNPKAWLACVAGMGAFVADGKASLVWQFAAIYLVICYLSVGCWAYAGSFLRAWLGNPATMRLFNRAMAALLVASAVYLVLP, from the coding sequence ATGAGCTTGATATTTTCCATGGCAACCTTCGCGCTGGTGGCTTCCATTACCCCGGGGCCGGTCAATATCGTGGCCCTCAGCGCCGGGGCCCGCTATGGGTTTCGCGCTACCTTGCGTCATGTCGCTGGTGCGACCCTGGGGTTTGTCCTGCTGCTGGTGTTGATGGGGTTGGGGTTGCACGAAGTATTGCAGCGCTGGCCGGGCCTCACGCGAGTGGTGCAACTGGCGGGTGTGGCGTTCCTGTTGTACATGGCCTGGAAACTGGCGATGGACGACGGCGCGCTGGGGGACCGGGACGAGGGGCGCGCGCCGTCGATGTTCCATGGCGCGCTGATGCAGTGGCTCAACCCCAAGGCCTGGCTGGCCTGCGTCGCGGGGATGGGCGCTTTTGTGGCCGATGGCAAGGCATCGCTGGTGTGGCAGTTCGCGGCGATTTACCTGGTGATCTGTTACCTGTCCGTGGGCTGCTGGGCGTACGCCGGCAGCTTCCTACGTGCCTGGCTGGGGAATCCGGCGACCATGCGCCTGTTCAATCGGGCGATGGCGGCGTTGCTGGTGGCGAGTGCGGTGTATCTGGTGTTGCCTTGA
- a CDS encoding helix-turn-helix transcriptional regulator: MKPANHDAAPRFWRDAALPFIEARSIADGRKVCYSRHAHDHFSIGAITGGRSTYLHEQSRFQVQSGTVVLMNPGDVHACNPINDQPWSYVMLYVDTQWLRDLQRRIGFDPTLDFQAFDTTHSRDVVLYSGLCALYEVLVDEQIDADDKTGAAMAFFTDLQHRLNPAGRPDRGSHPALMRAAQFIHDHCTEALKLEDICAFAQLSPSYLSRAFKRHYGMTPHAFLINRRIQFARRQLREGKLIADVALESGFADQAHFQRAFKQHLAATPGQYRG, encoded by the coding sequence ATGAAGCCCGCCAACCACGACGCCGCCCCACGCTTCTGGCGCGACGCGGCGCTGCCCTTTATCGAAGCCCGATCCATCGCCGATGGCCGCAAGGTCTGTTATTCGCGCCACGCCCACGACCATTTTTCCATTGGCGCGATCACGGGCGGACGCAGTACCTATCTGCACGAACAGTCGCGCTTCCAGGTCCAGAGCGGCACGGTAGTGCTGATGAACCCGGGCGATGTCCACGCCTGCAACCCGATCAACGATCAACCCTGGTCCTACGTGATGCTGTATGTCGACACGCAGTGGCTGCGGGACCTGCAACGGCGGATCGGCTTTGATCCGACGTTGGACTTCCAGGCATTCGACACGACGCACAGCCGGGACGTCGTGCTCTATTCCGGCCTGTGCGCGCTTTACGAAGTATTGGTGGACGAGCAGATCGATGCCGATGACAAGACAGGCGCCGCCATGGCGTTTTTCACTGACCTGCAGCATCGGCTCAACCCGGCGGGACGCCCGGATCGGGGCAGTCATCCGGCGCTGATGCGGGCCGCGCAGTTCATTCATGATCATTGCACCGAAGCCCTCAAGCTTGAAGACATCTGCGCTTTCGCCCAGCTCTCCCCGTCCTATCTGAGCCGAGCGTTCAAACGTCACTACGGCATGACGCCCCATGCCTTCCTGATCAACCGGCGAATCCAGTTCGCCCGACGCCAATTGCGCGAGGGCAAGTTGATCGCCGACGTGGCGCTGGAGAGTGGGTTTGCCGACCAGGCGCATTTCCAGCGCGCCTTCAAGCAACACCTGGCGGCGACGCCCGGGCAGTATCGCGGCTGA
- a CDS encoding GGDEF domain-containing protein codes for MLAPGKPDNEAVRLKNLQSLKLLDTAPEERFDRLTRLARRLFNVPFALVSLVDANRQWFKSSAGLDASETPREISFCGHAILQDELLEICDAEQDERFHDNPLVTDQPGIRFYAGHPLGLGDGSKMGTLCLLDTKPRKLNDEERELLRDLASMAEQELIAVQMASMDELTLLSNRRGFKTLAQHALNVCDRLSRPATLLFFDLNDFKPINDRFGHAEGDCALKTFADVLRIAFRESDVIGRLGGDEFVALLTGSSHVETTAIMARLGEILDERNATLKRGYDIGFSVGQIEYDPERHASIDSLLAEADAAMYRQKQAQRR; via the coding sequence ATGCTTGCGCCCGGCAAACCTGACAACGAAGCCGTCCGGCTGAAAAACCTGCAATCGCTGAAGTTGCTCGATACCGCCCCCGAGGAGCGGTTTGACCGCCTCACCCGTCTCGCCCGACGCCTGTTCAACGTGCCTTTTGCCCTGGTTTCACTGGTGGATGCTAACCGGCAATGGTTCAAGTCCAGCGCCGGCCTGGATGCCAGTGAAACCCCGAGAGAGATATCCTTCTGCGGGCACGCCATTCTGCAAGACGAGCTCCTGGAGATTTGCGACGCGGAGCAGGATGAGCGGTTTCATGACAACCCGCTGGTTACCGACCAGCCCGGCATCCGCTTTTATGCCGGACACCCGTTGGGCCTGGGCGATGGCAGCAAGATGGGCACCTTGTGCCTGCTGGACACCAAGCCGCGCAAGCTCAATGACGAAGAGCGCGAGCTGCTGCGGGATCTGGCGAGCATGGCCGAGCAGGAATTGATCGCCGTGCAGATGGCCAGCATGGATGAACTGACGCTGTTGTCGAATCGGCGCGGCTTCAAGACGTTGGCCCAGCATGCGCTGAACGTATGCGATCGGCTTTCACGACCGGCCACGCTGCTGTTTTTCGATCTCAATGACTTCAAGCCCATCAACGACCGCTTCGGGCATGCCGAGGGCGACTGCGCGCTGAAGACCTTTGCCGATGTGCTGCGTATCGCCTTCCGCGAAAGTGACGTGATCGGCCGTCTGGGCGGTGATGAGTTCGTGGCGTTGCTTACTGGCTCCTCCCATGTCGAGACGACTGCGATCATGGCGCGGCTCGGGGAAATTCTCGACGAGCGCAACGCGACTTTGAAGCGCGGCTACGACATCGGTTTCAGCGTTGGCCAGATCGAATACGACCCCGAGCGGCATGCATCGATCGACAGCCTGCTGGCGGAGGCGGATGCGGCGATGTACCGGCAGAAGCAGGCACAGCGCCGATAG
- a CDS encoding lipid II-degrading bacteriocin produces MGFASRNAESQPQRYAYLKNTEQLAVEQEFSGGVFTPFRAIGHWLLGKGKPVSVRLDRTGISPAPNKIPDLMAIINTAGIGVTTVNLRVPYSTAQDSNIARIYLGNITLQITGEVIRNTSGSLKFAGTAKAFSDRYDANASNHRAIFDEGATSALRQVGRVARAQDYEIRITGELPINFSR; encoded by the coding sequence ATGGGTTTTGCATCCCGTAATGCTGAGTCACAACCGCAGCGTTACGCCTATTTGAAAAATACTGAACAACTGGCAGTCGAGCAGGAATTTTCTGGAGGTGTTTTTACACCTTTCAGGGCTATCGGTCATTGGCTGCTGGGGAAGGGCAAACCTGTCAGCGTTCGACTCGACAGAACTGGGATCAGCCCAGCGCCGAACAAAATTCCTGACTTGATGGCGATTATCAACACGGCTGGAATTGGCGTAACCACCGTTAATCTAAGGGTTCCCTACTCCACGGCTCAGGACTCGAACATCGCGAGAATATATCTTGGAAATATCACGCTTCAAATTACCGGTGAGGTAATCCGCAATACATCGGGTAGCCTGAAATTTGCCGGTACCGCCAAGGCTTTTTCGGATCGCTATGACGCCAATGCCAGCAACCATCGTGCGATATTTGACGAGGGCGCGACCAGCGCGCTGCGTCAAGTGGGACGCGTGGCCCGAGCACAGGATTATGAGATACGGATTACGGGTGAGCTCCCCATCAATTTTTCAAGGTAA
- the fabI gene encoding enoyl-ACP reductase FabI yields MGFLAGKRVLIVGVASKLSIASGIAAAMHREGAELAFTYQNDKLKGRVEEFAQGWGSSPELCFPCDVASDEEIAKVFEELSKKWDGLDCIVHSVGFAPGDQLDGDFTEATTREGFRIAHDISAYSFVALAKAGREMMKGRNGSLLTLSYLGAERTMPNYNVMGMAKASLEAGVRYLAGSLGPDGTRVNCVSAGPIRTLAASGIKNFRKMLAANEAQTPLRRNVTIEEVGNAGAFLCSDLASGISGEIMYVDGGFNTTAMGNIEE; encoded by the coding sequence ATGGGTTTTCTCGCCGGTAAGCGCGTACTGATCGTCGGTGTCGCCAGCAAGCTGTCCATCGCATCCGGCATCGCCGCCGCCATGCATCGCGAGGGCGCTGAGCTTGCCTTCACTTATCAGAACGACAAACTCAAGGGTCGTGTCGAAGAGTTCGCGCAAGGCTGGGGTTCGAGCCCTGAGCTGTGCTTCCCGTGCGACGTGGCCAGCGATGAAGAAATCGCCAAGGTCTTCGAAGAACTGAGCAAGAAGTGGGACGGCCTGGACTGCATCGTGCACTCCGTGGGCTTCGCCCCGGGCGACCAGTTGGACGGCGACTTCACCGAAGCTACCACCCGTGAAGGTTTCCGCATTGCCCACGACATCAGCGCCTACAGCTTCGTGGCCCTGGCCAAGGCCGGTCGCGAAATGATGAAAGGCCGCAACGGCAGCCTGCTGACCCTGTCGTACCTGGGCGCCGAGCGCACCATGCCGAACTACAACGTCATGGGCATGGCCAAGGCTTCCCTGGAAGCCGGCGTTCGCTACCTGGCCGGCTCCCTGGGCCCGGATGGCACCCGCGTAAACTGCGTATCGGCTGGCCCGATCCGCACCCTCGCCGCCTCCGGCATCAAGAACTTCCGCAAGATGCTGGCCGCCAACGAAGCGCAAACCCCGCTGCGTCGCAACGTCACCATCGAAGAAGTCGGCAACGCCGGCGCCTTCCTGTGCTCGGACCTCGCGTCGGGCATCAGCGGTGAAATCATGTACGTGGACGGCGGCTTCAACACCACCGCCATGGGTAATATCGAAGAGTAA
- a CDS encoding ABC transporter ATP-binding protein, translating to MNQDNLIEVRDLAVEFIVGERRQRVVEGVSFDIKRGETLALVGESGSGKSVTAHSILRLLPYPLAHHPTGTIQYAGQNMLGLKEKTIRHIRGNRIAMIFQEPMTSLNPLHSIEKQINEVLGIHKGLTGKVATRRTLELLELVGIPEPHKRLKALPHELSGGQRQRVMIAMALANEPELLIADEPTTALDVTVQLKILDLLKDLQARLGMSLLLISHDLNLVRRIAHRVCVMQRGCIVEQASCVELFRAPQHPYTRELLAAEPSGNPADNIVGPPLLQVEDLKVWFPIKKGLFKRTVDYIKAVDGIRFNLPQGQTLGIVGESGSGKSTLGLAILRLIGSQGGIRFEGKDLDSLTQQQVRPLRREMQVVFQDPFGSLSPRMCVSQIVGEGLRIHKIGTPAEQEQAIIAVLKEVGLDPETRNRYPHEFSGGQRQRIAIARALVLKPALILLDEPTSALDRTVQRQVVELLRSLQTKYNLTYLFISHDLAVVKALSHQLMVVKHGQVVEQGDARSIFAAPQHPYTQQLLEAAFLAPTTAE from the coding sequence ATGAACCAGGACAATCTGATCGAAGTGCGCGACCTGGCGGTGGAATTCATCGTCGGCGAACGCCGCCAGCGGGTGGTCGAGGGCGTCAGCTTCGACATCAAGCGCGGCGAAACCCTGGCCCTGGTGGGCGAAAGCGGCTCCGGCAAGTCCGTGACGGCCCACTCGATCCTGCGTCTGCTGCCCTATCCGCTGGCCCATCATCCCACCGGAACCATCCAGTACGCCGGCCAGAACATGCTGGGCCTGAAGGAAAAAACCATCCGCCACATCCGCGGCAACCGGATCGCGATGATTTTCCAGGAACCGATGACCTCCCTTAATCCGCTGCATTCCATTGAAAAACAGATCAATGAGGTGCTCGGCATCCACAAGGGCCTGACCGGCAAAGTCGCCACTCGGCGGACGCTGGAGCTGTTGGAGCTGGTCGGGATTCCCGAACCTCACAAGCGCCTCAAGGCCCTGCCCCATGAGCTGTCCGGTGGCCAGCGGCAACGGGTGATGATCGCCATGGCCCTGGCCAACGAGCCGGAACTGTTGATCGCCGACGAACCGACCACGGCACTGGACGTCACCGTGCAGCTGAAAATCCTCGACCTGCTCAAGGATTTGCAGGCGCGGCTGGGCATGTCGCTGCTGCTGATCAGCCACGATTTGAACCTGGTGCGAAGAATTGCGCATCGGGTATGTGTCATGCAGCGCGGTTGCATCGTCGAACAGGCATCGTGCGTAGAGTTGTTCCGCGCGCCGCAACATCCGTACACTCGGGAATTGCTGGCCGCCGAGCCCAGCGGCAACCCGGCAGACAACATCGTCGGCCCGCCGCTGTTGCAGGTCGAGGACTTGAAAGTCTGGTTTCCGATCAAGAAAGGCCTGTTCAAGCGCACGGTCGATTACATCAAGGCCGTGGACGGCATCCGCTTCAACCTGCCCCAGGGCCAGACCCTGGGCATCGTTGGCGAAAGCGGTTCCGGCAAGTCCACCTTGGGCCTGGCGATCCTGCGGTTGATCGGCAGCCAGGGTGGGATCCGCTTCGAAGGCAAGGATCTGGACAGCCTGACGCAACAGCAGGTCCGGCCGCTGCGCCGGGAAATGCAAGTGGTGTTCCAGGACCCGTTCGGCAGCCTGAGCCCACGGATGTGTGTGAGCCAGATCGTCGGCGAAGGGTTGCGGATCCATAAGATCGGCACCCCGGCCGAACAGGAACAAGCGATAATCGCGGTATTGAAGGAGGTAGGCCTGGACCCGGAAACCCGGAACCGCTACCCCCATGAATTTTCCGGAGGGCAACGGCAGCGTATCGCCATTGCCCGGGCCCTGGTGCTCAAGCCGGCGTTGATTCTATTGGATGAACCGACGTCGGCCCTGGACCGTACCGTGCAACGCCAAGTGGTGGAGCTGTTGCGGTCGCTGCAAACCAAGTACAACCTGACGTACCTGTTTATCAGCCATGACCTGGCTGTCGTCAAAGCGCTGAGCCACCAGCTGATGGTGGTCAAGCATGGCCAAGTGGTCGAACAAGGTGATGCGCGCAGCATATTCGCCGCGCCGCAACACCCCTATACACAGCAGTTGCTGGAGGCCGCCTTCCTGGCCCCAACAACTGCCGAATAA
- a CDS encoding ABC transporter permease — protein MNLSPLNRRRFELFKANKRGWWSLWLFLILFGLSLGAELIANDKPLVVHYDGGWYFPALKRYPETTFGGEFPLEANYKSPYIRELLAAKDAWVVWAPIPFSYQSINYDLKVPAPAPPSSVNWLGTDDQGRDVLARVIYGFRISVLFALTLTILSSIIGVIAGALQGFYGGWVDLAGQRFLEIWSGLPVLYLLIILASFVQPNFWWLLGIMLLFSWMSLVDVVRAEFLRGRNLEYVRAARALGMQNGAIMFRHILPNAMVSTMTFMPFILTGAIGTLTALDFLGFGLPAGAPSLGELVAQGKSNLQAPWLGISAFAVLAVMLSLLVFIGESARDAFDPRK, from the coding sequence ATGAACCTGTCCCCCCTCAATCGCCGCCGTTTCGAACTGTTCAAGGCCAACAAGCGTGGCTGGTGGTCGCTGTGGCTGTTCCTGATCCTGTTCGGGCTGAGCCTGGGCGCCGAGTTGATCGCCAACGACAAGCCGCTGGTGGTGCATTACGACGGCGGCTGGTACTTCCCGGCCCTCAAGCGCTACCCCGAGACCACCTTCGGCGGTGAGTTCCCGCTGGAGGCCAACTACAAGAGCCCGTACATTCGTGAGTTGCTCGCTGCCAAGGATGCCTGGGTGGTGTGGGCGCCGATTCCGTTCAGCTACCAGAGCATCAACTACGACTTGAAAGTCCCGGCCCCGGCGCCGCCCTCCTCGGTGAACTGGCTCGGCACCGACGACCAGGGCCGCGATGTGCTGGCGCGAGTCATCTATGGCTTTCGTATCTCGGTGCTGTTCGCGCTGACGTTGACGATACTCAGCTCGATCATCGGCGTGATCGCCGGAGCCCTGCAGGGGTTCTATGGCGGCTGGGTGGACCTGGCCGGCCAGCGTTTCCTGGAGATCTGGTCCGGGTTGCCGGTGCTGTACCTGCTGATCATCCTCGCCAGTTTCGTCCAGCCCAATTTCTGGTGGCTGCTGGGCATCATGCTGCTGTTTTCCTGGATGAGCCTGGTGGACGTGGTCCGCGCCGAGTTCCTGCGCGGGCGCAACCTGGAATACGTGCGCGCCGCACGGGCGCTGGGCATGCAGAACGGTGCGATCATGTTCCGCCACATTCTGCCCAACGCCATGGTCTCGACCATGACGTTCATGCCGTTCATCCTCACCGGCGCCATCGGCACCCTCACCGCCCTGGATTTCCTCGGTTTCGGCCTGCCGGCGGGCGCGCCCTCCCTGGGCGAGCTGGTAGCCCAGGGCAAGTCCAACCTCCAGGCGCCGTGGCTGGGCATCAGCGCGTTTGCCGTGCTGGCGGTCATGCTGAGCCTGCTGGTGTTCATCGGCGAGTCCGCTCGCGATGCCTTCGATCCGAGGAAGTGA
- a CDS encoding microcin C ABC transporter permease YejB, producing the protein MLAYIFRRLLLIIPTLFGILLINFVIIQAAPGGPVEQMIAKLEGFEGATSRIAGGSAEVSVAGSSYRGAQGLDPALVKEIERMYGFDKSAPERLWIMIKNYAHLDFGDSFFRDAKVIDLIKEKMPVSISLGLWSTLIMYLVSIPLGIAKATRHGSHFDVWTSSAIIVGYAIPSFLFAILLIVVFAGGSYFDWFPLRGLTSNNFDELTLGGKILDYFWHLALPVTALVIGNFATMTLLTKNSFLDEINKQYVVTAKAKGLTRNRVLYGHVFRNAMLLVIAGFPSAFIGIFFTGSLLVEVIFSLDGLGLMSFEAAINRDYPVVFGTLFIFTLLGLVVKLVGDLTYTLVDPRIDFESREH; encoded by the coding sequence ATGCTGGCTTACATTTTTCGGCGACTGTTGCTGATCATCCCGACCCTGTTCGGCATTCTGTTGATCAACTTCGTGATCATCCAGGCCGCGCCTGGCGGGCCGGTCGAGCAGATGATCGCCAAGCTCGAAGGCTTCGAAGGCGCCACCAGCCGAATCGCTGGCGGCAGCGCCGAAGTGTCGGTGGCCGGTTCCTCCTACCGTGGCGCCCAGGGCCTGGATCCGGCGCTGGTCAAGGAAATCGAACGTATGTACGGCTTCGACAAGTCGGCCCCCGAACGCCTGTGGATCATGATCAAGAATTACGCCCACCTGGATTTCGGCGACAGTTTCTTCCGCGACGCCAAAGTCATCGACCTGATCAAGGAAAAGATGCCGGTGTCCATCTCCCTCGGGCTGTGGAGCACGCTGATCATGTACCTGGTGTCGATTCCGCTGGGGATCGCCAAGGCGACGCGCCACGGCAGTCATTTTGATGTGTGGACCAGCTCGGCGATCATTGTCGGCTACGCCATCCCATCGTTCCTGTTCGCCATCCTGCTGATCGTGGTGTTTGCCGGGGGAAGCTATTTCGACTGGTTTCCCCTGCGAGGACTGACCTCCAACAATTTCGACGAGCTGACCCTCGGCGGCAAGATCCTCGACTATTTCTGGCACCTGGCGCTGCCGGTGACAGCCCTGGTGATCGGTAACTTCGCGACCATGACCTTGCTGACCAAGAACAGCTTCCTCGACGAAATCAACAAACAGTACGTGGTCACCGCCAAGGCCAAGGGCTTGACGCGCAACCGCGTGCTGTACGGCCATGTGTTTCGCAACGCAATGCTGCTGGTGATCGCCGGGTTCCCCTCGGCGTTCATCGGGATTTTCTTTACCGGCTCGCTGCTGGTGGAAGTGATCTTCTCCCTCGACGGCCTCGGCCTGATGAGTTTCGAAGCGGCCATCAACCGCGACTACCCGGTGGTGTTCGGCACCCTGTTCATCTTCACCCTGCTGGGGCTGGTGGTGAAGCTGGTCGGCGACCTGACCTACACCCTTGTCGATCCCCGCATCGACTTCGAAAGCCGGGAGCATTGA
- a CDS encoding extracellular solute-binding protein, producing the protein MKPLRALLLQASSLLFAGLACAAPQHAVTLYNEPPKYPANFKHFDYVNPDAPKGGVFRQGGFGGFDSLNPFISKGVPADDIGLIYDTLAKQGLDEPFTEYGLVAEKIEKAPDNAWVRFYLRPEARFNDGHPMRAEDVVFSFQTLTKDGAPMFRGYYNDVAEVIAEDPLKVLFKFKHTNNRELPLILGQLPVLPKHWWASRDFSKGNLEIPLGSGPYKVAEVKAGRSIRYERVKDYWGKDLPVNRGFYNFDVLVTDYYRDNTVAVEALKAGQFDYWLEMTAKNWANAYNIPAVTEGRLIKEQIPNGNPTGMQGFIYNLRRPVFQDIRVRKALSLLFDFEWTNKQLFNGAYARTRSYFENSEMAATGLPGEDELKILEPLRGKIPEQVFTEAFQAPICDGSGMIRDQQRKAYQLLQEAGWRIVDDKMVDAQGKPVVLEFLLAQTDFERVLLPFKRNLSDLGIELVIRRVDVSQYINRVRSRDFDLVVGSFPQSSSPGNEQREFWMSAAADKPGSRNTMGLKDPAVDQLVEQLINADSRKSLVANARALDRVLQWGYYVIPNWHIKTWRVAYWNHIGHPKITPTYDIGTTTWWVKPEVKPADEVEKQVIEQQIAAPASVE; encoded by the coding sequence ATGAAGCCTTTACGCGCCCTGCTCCTGCAGGCCAGCAGCCTGCTATTCGCCGGGTTGGCCTGTGCCGCGCCGCAGCACGCCGTGACCTTGTACAACGAGCCTCCCAAGTACCCGGCCAACTTCAAGCATTTCGACTACGTCAACCCGGACGCACCCAAGGGCGGCGTGTTCCGCCAGGGCGGCTTTGGCGGCTTCGACAGCCTCAATCCGTTCATCAGCAAAGGCGTGCCGGCCGATGACATCGGCCTGATCTACGACACCCTGGCCAAGCAGGGCCTGGACGAACCCTTCACTGAATATGGCCTGGTCGCCGAAAAAATCGAGAAAGCCCCGGATAACGCTTGGGTACGTTTCTACCTGCGCCCCGAAGCCCGCTTCAACGACGGCCATCCGATGCGCGCCGAAGACGTGGTGTTCAGCTTCCAGACGTTGACCAAGGACGGCGCGCCGATGTTCCGTGGCTATTACAACGACGTCGCCGAAGTCATCGCCGAAGACCCACTCAAGGTGCTGTTCAAGTTCAAGCACACCAACAACCGGGAATTGCCGTTGATCCTCGGCCAATTGCCGGTATTGCCCAAGCATTGGTGGGCCAGCCGCGACTTCAGCAAGGGCAACCTGGAAATCCCCCTGGGCAGCGGCCCGTACAAGGTCGCCGAAGTGAAGGCCGGACGCTCGATCCGCTACGAGCGGGTCAAGGATTACTGGGGCAAGGACTTGCCGGTCAATCGCGGCTTCTACAATTTCGATGTGCTGGTCACCGACTACTACCGCGACAACACCGTGGCAGTCGAGGCGTTGAAAGCCGGGCAGTTCGATTACTGGCTGGAAATGACTGCCAAGAACTGGGCCAACGCCTACAACATCCCGGCCGTGACCGAAGGCCGGCTGATCAAGGAACAGATCCCCAACGGCAATCCTACCGGCATGCAGGGTTTTATTTACAACCTGCGCCGGCCGGTCTTCCAGGACATACGAGTGCGCAAGGCCCTGAGCCTGCTGTTTGACTTCGAATGGACCAACAAGCAACTGTTCAACGGTGCCTACGCCCGCACCCGCAGTTATTTCGAAAATTCTGAGATGGCCGCCACCGGCCTGCCTGGCGAAGATGAACTGAAGATTCTCGAACCCCTGCGCGGCAAGATTCCCGAGCAGGTGTTCACTGAAGCCTTCCAGGCTCCGATCTGCGACGGCAGCGGTATGATCCGCGACCAACAGCGCAAGGCCTATCAACTGCTGCAAGAAGCCGGCTGGCGCATCGTCGACGACAAGATGGTCGATGCCCAAGGCAAACCGGTGGTGCTCGAATTTTTGCTGGCTCAAACCGACTTCGAGCGGGTCTTGCTGCCGTTCAAGCGCAACCTGAGTGACTTGGGCATCGAACTGGTGATCCGCCGCGTCGATGTATCCCAGTACATCAACCGTGTACGCTCCCGGGATTTCGACCTGGTGGTGGGCAGCTTTCCGCAATCCAGTTCGCCGGGTAATGAACAGCGCGAATTCTGGATGTCTGCCGCGGCCGACAAGCCAGGCAGCCGCAACACCATGGGCCTGAAAGACCCAGCCGTCGACCAATTGGTGGAACAGTTGATCAACGCCGACTCGCGCAAGAGCCTGGTGGCAAACGCCCGGGCACTCGACCGGGTGCTGCAGTGGGGCTACTACGTGATTCCCAACTGGCACATCAAGACGTGGCGCGTCGCCTACTGGAACCACATTGGTCATCCGAAAATCACGCCGACCTACGACATCGGCACGACCACCTGGTGGGTCAAGCCGGAGGTCAAGCCGGCCGATGAAGTAGAGAAGCAGGTCATCGAGCAGCAAATCGCCGCCCCTGCGAGCGTGGAGTAA